In Rhineura floridana isolate rRhiFlo1 chromosome 1, rRhiFlo1.hap2, whole genome shotgun sequence, the following proteins share a genomic window:
- the LOC133375654 gene encoding ADP-ribose glycohydrolase OARD1-like isoform X1, with product MASARSAKEERIRYIQGDLFTYPGTDSLAHCISEDCHMSAGIAAIFKKKFGGVQELLNQKKETGDVAVLKRENRYVYYLITKNKYFHKPTYDNLRKSLETMKIHCLNNAVTCISMPKIGCGLDRLNWSKVSTMLDEVFEDTDVSITVYTL from the coding sequence ATGGCTAGCGCCCGGTcggcaaaagaagaaagaatcagGTACATACAGGGAGACCTTTTTACATATCCTGGAACAGACTCCTTGGCTCACTGTATCAGTGAGGATTGTCATATGAGTGCTGGCATAGCTGCCATCTTTAAGAAGAAGTTTGGTGGTGTTCAGGAGCTCTTGAACCAGAAAAAGGAGACTGGGGATGTGGCTGTTCTGAAGAGAGAGAATCGATATGTGTACTATCTGATTACAAAGAACAAATACTTTCATAAGCCTACCTATGACAATCTACGGAAGAGCTTGGAAACGATGAAAATCCATTGCCTTAATAATGCTGTAACTTGTATTTCTATGCCGAAGATTGGGTGTGGACTTGACCGCCTGAATTGGAGTAAAGTTTCAACAATGCTTGATGAAGTATTTGAGGATACAGATGTTAGCATTACAGTTTATACCCTTTAA
- the LOC133375654 gene encoding ADP-ribose glycohydrolase OARD1-like isoform X2, whose product MASARSAKEERIRYIQGDLFTYPGTDSLAHCISEDCHMSAGIAAIFKKKFGGVQELLNQKKETGDVAVLKRENRYVYYLDWVWT is encoded by the exons ATGGCTAGCGCCCGGTcggcaaaagaagaaagaatcagGTACATACAGGGAGACCTTTTTACATATCCTGGAACAGACTCCTTGGCTCACTGTATCAGTGAGGATTGTCATATGAGTGCTGGCATAGCTGCCATCTTTAAGAAGAAGTTTGGTGGTGTTCAGGAGCTCTTGAACCAGAAAAAGGAGACTGGGGATGTGGCTGTTCTGAAGAGAGAGAATCGATATGTGTACTATCT AGATTGGGTGTGGACTTGA